The Ptychodera flava strain L36383 chromosome 3 unlocalized genomic scaffold, AS_Pfla_20210202 Scaffold_26__1_contigs__length_13983176_pilon, whole genome shotgun sequence genome segment ATCCTTATTTATTGCCAACCCGTCTGGATTATACACCTCACCAAGTTCGACTGCACGTCTTGATAATCCCTGATAGTATTTTTCGCTGGCGTACCTGGTATAATACACACCACAcaagtttattattattattattattattattattattataaatctGTTATGTAATATATAACAACCTTTTTTAACAAATAGACGTGGCTTTCAGCAGTAATGATTTTGAATCAAGTCACCTTAATTATCATTCATGAGATCACAGTTAGGTTAACGTGTATCAATGGAAAAGATTCAAATGATAATTGAGAAACCAAAGCAAGGAGAACGTAATCAAAATATTCATAGCTCGAATCAAAGGAAACAACGGCTTAAACAGCTGATTAATTTGGGTAAACTGCAACATATGAAGAGTCAGGATATTGAAGTGTGGAGTTCAGATTTGTTGTAATTACTGACAATAAATTAAAGTTTTGTGAGTCCATGTGTAGGAATTCCCGGGAAATAAACAAACCGTTCAATGGATTGTAATGCATGTGCGTTGGTAAGGTGATTATTTGAGATTTCAATTTTCCCTATTCACGAGAACTTGTTGGTCAGAATCAAACATGAACTTTAAAAGCCTTTCGAATATCTGACACTCATGGACGGATTTTCTTCTCCCTAAAATAGCAGAAAAGGCCAAGCCGAGGAAATAGGGATTACGGTGATATGGTTTGTTGTGAAATACCTCAAACCGTTTGGTTTACTGAGAAGGTGGGAAGCGTTTATGGTAACGGGTAACAGAGTCAGGTATGTGAACGAATTTCAGATCAGCAAACACTTTACCTTTGTAAACCGCAAAATACACAATCAAAACAATCAGTTAACAAACTGTATACAAACGGACGAGCGAAAAGAAAGATCCACAATGTCGAATGTATATTTTTGTTAGTAAGAAATCTATGATATTAACGCAATTTGAAATTCGTTTTGGTTGCGTACTAAATTCTTCATGATCATAAGGGTACAGCACACAGAGAAGGAGTATCATAAATGTCTATTTGTGGACAGCTATTTAGTACGTAACAACAATTTATTGTTCGACAGTATATGATTCCGAGCAAGAACTGCAGCTATATATGTGCCACGGGCTGGCAAGATAAATGTGTCAgaaaacatcaagatatttttAGATGCAACATATCAATGACCTACATATTAATTTTTGAACATGCTTGCAGTAGCCACCTTTCTCTTTCACTTCAAGAGGAAACAGACGTTAAGTAGAATTATAAccattgatttaaaaaaaatcatcgatGTAATATTGGTACattcaatacaattttttcaaaatactgtTGTTCATTTTCTCGATCCAaccatttttttatatttgatgcAAACATTCTTCAAAAGAAAAGGCAAGTGCATGACAGCAGTTGTCACACAGCTGTCTGCGTTACAGTTTATCATCAGTGGGTGTTTATGTCAATATCTTTGCACTGATAACAAGGATTTTCATACcaatccaaaaaaaaaaagaataacaGCGGATAAGTCAAATGCTTCGATTATATTGTATTACTCTCACCTGTTTGCACTCTTTTAATTTGATGAAGGACTTCCTTCAGTTCTTCAGGAATATTGGCATCATCGATAACAGATTCAACCATGAGCTTTAGTTTACGGTTCTTTGCCAGCTGCTTAGATCTCCACTGTTTAACGTTAATAATATCTTCCATTAAATCCCGTTCGTATTGTGTCTCTGTCCTCAAACGAATCATGGATCCTTTCCCAATATTTCTCAGCCTAGCCTTCTCCCTATTCTGTTCCTTACGAAATCCAACTTTAATCTTCTGGGAGGCAATGTCTTCTCTAGTATTTCTGACCATACGACTCAATACTGGAATACTTTGCATTTTCTCTGCGCTATTGCTACCCGGAGAATGGTATGCCTTACCTACAGAGTAGACATTCATATCGGTTTCAGTATTGTTTATACTTTGATTTTGCAAGGAAAATGTGCACGAAACAAAAGAACTCTTGTAAGATTACATTATTTTCACTCCTGTTTCATCGACTGTTTTTCAGATAGCGTTACGACACAGGAATGTAAGCCTTGGTCAGTTAAGAATTACAAAGTGCAACCATAATACTGCTTTCTTTACTCTGATACTTATAGAGGATTTTCTGGCGTAACACTTTCATGGAATCTGTAATATACATTGAATATGATATTATGCTGTTTCCTGGGTAGAAAGTCATATCTAACACTCGATTTCGTCTACTGTTCTGTAAGAGGCTGGTCAAGCAGTAATACAGTTTGCGAATTACTGTGTCACCGTATTCAAAGATGAAACATTGAGCAAGCATAAGTGGGTAAGAGAGCGTTCGGTTATTGAAGCCATGGACGGGCTAGCAATTTCTCCTTGTGTCTCCATAAAAACAATAGAATACCTTTGTCCAATAGAAAAACTGAAGATTCCCttatgaaattatgaaaatttgatgAAGCCTTAAGGAAAATTTGATGACTCAAAGGCTTCATGCCACTACTCGAGGTCATTTTGAGATTTTGAGATTACAAAACGTTTGTTCTTTGCCTAAAAGGTAAAAGCCTGTATCTTCAAAAAAGTGACCTAGGGAGccttcattatttacggccttgggGGCCTGGAGTCGGAAGATTTCATCTGAAACTCCATTCTTTTCGATTAACCCTCTTACCAACCAtcatgaatttgagtaaccccccctctGTAACTCAAAAGGTATGACTGACCCCCCCCTTAGAAAAGTTAATACTGATAcacgtatttgtaaaatttacataaatacagaatagtaaagacctttcaaatcctgatgtaccctgctagattatcatcggttatctcatgacggttgaaaaaggtgcaaccatcaaaatgaaattcaaagtcacaataaaatacagatataaaagctcacgctataaccagtatccaaccacacagtatattttttaatatggatgggtatcatgacagggtgtTCGCTAGGccatctgacagggcagaatttgaaagtacaggaggGGATAACATGAAGGAGACTGAGGaagaaagtgtcagagggggctGCCCCTATCTtgaatggaaaattttgagaaattgatgtgtgcaatggtgcagtctcatgcgatctgagaggtgtttttaatgggttttttttactaagtaaaactgttagaacgcCCCAAGGGGGAAGCAGGAGAGGAGGCTCCCTCTCTGGTATcgaaacttttgagaaattggtgTGTGTAATGCTGCAATATCTGAtaggtatttcaatttattttgtactcggtaaaactttgaaagtgacattgaacacatattttaattacattttttgcaggGTCGGTGTtagagtcacaatattcaacaactaAACAATACATTTCGTAAAAAAAACAGTTCgcagtttgccagagattgaagaaAAGAGACTTTGCAGGAATGGGAAATCtatgaccttcttgtgtcatatCTCCAACTgtcagcttctaatgaaaagcctgaatatggtatggttatttttcaaaatggttattgagctgaagtcaattaaaatatatgtttctgtgataataaaggatgaattcacaaaagttcagttttgtcctggatcctgtaaaaagtttgaggaattgatgtgtgcaatggtgtgGTATGTGCattctgagaggtgttttcaatttgtctttaaGAGTAAAATTGTTAGAACAACCTAAGGGGGAGAGCACGGAAGGGGGTGTCTCCCCTCTCGCATCggattttttagaaattgatgtgtgcaaatgatacaatctaagaggtgtttcaatttatttcgcaaaaaattgaggaactccccttcttcctctcacattttgagcaacccctcttaaagttttcaattttatagtgccccccctcacattcctccgactccaggctgtaaataatgacggctccctaaacagactaaaatgtatttattgaaGCTTACTGACCTATCAGCTCTTGCCTGCAGAGGTTGTACTCTTTGCATTGGATCACTGCTTCAAGAGACAGGAAGTACGCATCAATCTCCACCAGAATTTCATTCGTTATCATAGTATTCATTGTGAGTGTGTCTAACCAACCACGTTGGTATGCATCCCATAAAGCATCTGCAGCTTCAAGGGATTTGCAGGTCATGAGAAATATTATACTTCCGTGACTGATTTCTGAACCCATCAGGTCTGGATGAAGATCCGTTATTATTGCCATGAGACGTTGAGACATACTTCTCGTGATGATGCTGTTGTAGAAGGCTTTTTCGATCCATTTCATGCGTTTACCTCCTTTGGAATACCATTTTTCACTCTCAGGAACACGCGGAGGGTACCTAgagaatttgaaataaaattggcaAAACAGTCAGCAACTTACGTAACCAAGGATTCACACAATCCACAGGAAGGTCTCCACAAGAAAGCAAAATGGGTACCTTATGCCATAGGTGAAACGTCATTGAGTGTATTTGACTACTGAAAAAGTGTGTTATCTGAAAAAACTACAGAATAATCCCAATCATGGAGGTTTGAAATACATTTTCGTTGACAACTTTAAAGATTTGGTGTCTATGATTACGTTTCATAGCCATTTGGTCTATCAAACATCTTTGCAAGAGTAATAgagtaaaaaaagaaatagTATGACAGTGATCTATTAACGGACATTCAAGTTTAAATAAATAACATATCATTAAGCTTTCGATGTTTTAGGTTTAAACTACTtcaacacaaattaattttatttacgAATACATTTTCCAGAAATTTGATTAAGCATTcttaaaaaaaaagacaattttgtaGTTTCTATGCTTTTCGTACATACCCTTCTTGCGTTCTGATGTTGCAGATGAATTATCCTGTATAAGACTTCCCTCAGCATCTGGAGTATTTGATTCATGATAAGGTATCAGTTGATGATCTGTGTAGTGTAGAACAGAAAAGCTAGAGAATACACAGTGTACAAACAATCTGTACTTGAACGGAACTCATAGTAATTTTCACTCATGGTATTTATCACTCACAAATATAAACACCTTAGGCCATATCTTTTATATAGCCTGTTGTTTCGAATCTTTCCCGATGAATAATGATATTCAATCCAAGTGTAAGCAAATCCAACAATTAGATCCTCTAAAGTGCCAAATCTCTCGCCTGACAAATATTAATGAATTGCCTGCATAAAGTGGTACAAACTGACACCTACCCGAGTTGGCTGGGTCTCTATAGAACTGTAAATAGGACATGCGTTCATCTTCTTTAACAACGTTTGTAAACATCTTTATCATGTCTTCATATATTTGTGTTGTTTTCGTACGTAAGGCGTCTCTGATTGATTGTGCATTTTCATATATTCCTCATAATGCTGGATACACGTGCGATCCTCTTCACCAAATCGTCATGTGTGGTATGCATATCAACCCCTATGTATCCTTCGTGTAACGGAAGGTACTCTTTAACGTGCATATAAGATGGAGAATTAATCGGGAGTATAATGGGTATACCAAGTGCCATTGCAGAGAGTGATAAGGTAATGCAGTTTCTTGATGAGGGAGAAACAATTACCAACTGAGAGGTTCTGATTTCGTGCGtcatttggtaagatgggatggAAAATCTAGAAACCTTATTTTAAGGGCACCATTTGGCTTTAAGCGTTCCGCCACTTTTGATTCTTGCGCATTTGGTATGCCAATAATTTTCCATTTTAGCGTATCTTTATCCATAATATAAATAGATTCTGCTACCTTATAATAGCTTTTACGATCACACTTTCCGCTGCTCAACTTCTCAAGCTCATGTTCTTCGACAAAAGTCAGAACTGTAAAGGTAATTTTTGGATTAACAGTGGGATCAGGTGATTCGAAGAGTGCCTGTGTTGGAATTGGCAGCAAGCGGAAATGTCTAATTACCGGTTTCTTGTACTGATATTCCACTTTGAATTCTTCAAATAAATGACTCCCCACAGAGAATACTGCACTAGCATAGTCCAGTTCTCTTGAAAGCAGACTTCCTAGGGTATCAAATAATGATTTGTCGTACCCAAGGACATTGTGTGGTGTGTCCGGTGAATATGAATTCACAAGGTAGTAAGCTGCGTTTTTGAAAAGGGATTGACACATCTGATAGGCAGGATCTGAAGTTACCAATCGAAATCCAAAAACCATatgtacattttcaatatcCAGCAATGTAGGATAGTATTCCGTTGGAGAATACAGCCAGTGGATACCCGGTTGAGTTAAATGTTGCAAGGGTTGTTTTGGTTCAGGACATATCAGTTTGACACCTAATCGTTGAGCATCctcttgattttcatttgttaaagTCAAAACAGTGCAATACACCGTAACATCGAATGTACGCAGAAGAGAAGCGAGAAGACGCACAGCAGTTGGCATGGCTCCACTTACAGACCATCCATAACTTTTACTCACGATCAGCGCAACTGGTCGACCACCACCATTTCTGTGAGGGAAAAATATTTATTGCCTATGAATATGATTATGACATGCCATTATGTTATGATTACTGCTCCTTTTCCTTTTGACAAGGGAGAAATAATTATGACCAACTTCGATTAGAATTTCCCTAGGTCAAGGGAAACgaaacaggaaaaattgaaagttgtcATACTAGTAGAATGAATGGTTTGACATATTCAGCAAAACAGCTGATGTAGCTCGACTGTGCGATCATGAGGACACCAATGAAGAAGATTGAAGCAAGCCTACTTTCCAAGGCAGGTGACCAACTGTCCTCCTTActtcgggcaaatggtcactacgctcgggcacatagtcccatgtttggctACAATATATTGTCGTCTTTACATCGAGATTATTTAGagtttgcataaaatttgccaAGAGGTTTTaccaaatatatgtaaattacaataagCAATGTGATTGGACGAAGCCGgttttaaaaatttacaagCTAAATCTCTTATCTTTTTGGTGAGGTATTTTGGACACGTTTGACTGAATAagtgaaatttaaatattgcaaaacattGAATTCATACTGTATTTCAATATCATCTAAACAAGTTGATGTAAGATCCTCTCCTGGGGGGTTACTCCCATAGAAAGGTGAACGTGTATGTGCCGCCcgaatgggtcactttttcGCGGAATCCCTAAATATGGGTCgacttttcattggaaaaatccctaaacatgggtCAGAAACACAACGAATGTCcctacattttttacattgatTAGAATAACGTATAACATCCTCAAGACCCATCCCTCGGGCCGGCCGCGCCAACCGCGATGCGCGTATGCGGTGATGTGGCGACGCGACTCTCGAGAACCTTCTCTGCAGTGACGTGACCCAGGTTGACCCCACTAAAAGACTGTTACTTAGCAACCAATGTCGTCAGTTCCTGTGCGTCTGATCCTTGGAAGTCATCTGCAATGGCGGCTTTTGGTGTTTAAGGTGTCGCGGGAGGTGCTGCTAGTGGCATTCACATATTTGAGGTTAGAATTccagttttttttcagaaaatcccCATAGTTTTAGTTATAATAAACCCCCAGAAATAAACCTCGatcttttattcaaatattacaaaacagTACGAAGCTGTGAATGATATCGGAATTTGATTTATTCATATGTTGTCGTCTGCATGGCTTTCTTGGCATGGCTTCCCGTCACACATAGCCGGAAAGGTGAAATGTGCTGTGCCAAGCGAGCTCAGAGGATATACTGTGCAGTTATTGTGATTTTGCATATTCTCAATATGGATTGAGGCTACACAGTAAAAATCCACTTGTTTTTTGATTACTGGTGGAAATGTGGGCTTATATAGCACAGTGGCAATAAAGACATTGCATGCATGAtaattaagggactggtcagtttttttGGCCTAGGGGGCGGGGAGCCGTTGGATTTCCGGGGGCACCCTGTTTTTGATTTGGTgatagggtcaccatgtttttgaaatgccaaataggggtcagtgtgtttttggatTTTGACACGGCCTCATAATTGCGTAAAATGCATCgcgtcagccacaaatttcatcattcagttgcatttttcggcacgcccttcgggcgcgtaactttaataatcagacataattttcagcacacccaacttaaatatatcagacatacatatatcagagatatatcatatctgtatgttcaatattttcagtgGGCTCTTTGAGCGCATTACttaattaatatatcagacgtttttcagcacgcccttccagctcatgacttaaatatataagacatatatatcagaaatatcagGCGCCTTCGGGCGccgtactttaataaatcagagatatatgtcagagatatcttgatgtttgctaagtgaaagtgtaccattatgaaatctgcagttcatatgaaaagcatgacaaattcctgatacttttctgttttcgctatgagaattcagtatgagaaagcaacatgcataaatatatcacaatatatatttgatacagtgacatattttagaaatagaaaaatgacaagatatttttcgttgtcattgatgcaactataTTTCTTTGTGTATAGGTTTTCTGTAAATAGATGCTTTTTTTATAACTACAATATCAGTTcacaaaaggcagtttttgtcattattagctgtgcttttatagtttcaatgttaaaagaaaaggtcctctcagacactgcacacatcagatttggctaaaatagctctctatggcttctcaggagatttaattggatggctagCAAGTCTTAGCAtctatcaaagtttttgatttacttctttttcctctttggtattaatgattgacatccatttctgtacaacagttcaggacatctgatTAAGtatgtgtgaaatacattcaatgctcatttaaaatactgtattcaaacttaaaaattgacactttgaaattcctatcttacaactgatatgtcaacaatttcattaaaacacagaatgactgttgtccttagaagccgggtgccgggtaaataagcCGCCTGTTTTGCGTTTTttcggctacttttaacgtaattCGATTATTTTTATACACCTATTATTTCGGGATCGCACTGCTAGgtgttagacggcacacgtacgattagcagtttcgcgacccctttccccactaggaactgcacaaacataaaacagtttctaaatacccatttgtggctttttgagccgATCTTTTacttgttaaatagtgtgatggGCTGATGGACAACTATGGTGTTGTCTTGATCGAGCAGCGTGATTGGTTTGGTTAGTGTGAAGATCATCTTAGGTCATTTTTAACGATGGCGCCAAAAAGAAATGTGacgtcggccactggcacctttctgattaaatattttttccagaagaaagcccgttcaaaggtatacttgattccaacgATACATTtggtttatgtatgaaaaacttcaatttcgctgaatttgtgagagaaaagcaccgaaaagatgtaattttgatcgacgattcgaagttccCGAGACTGGCaagctagttttccgccgccgcgctggctgctaacgtcactacgagtatgataATCTTCTCaacaagttattctcagagcaataccgatGCATTTcctagatttttaaaaaatgaggtcgaattgaaatttgttttagaaacaactgtttatttgaatgggtatttcatttccattgattatttttacatactagaatccacggtcacaggcatATGTGTTGCCGATCGTTAATTACACAGTTGTGTTTCCGACCGTTTTACGCTGTTCTCTCTGACAGCCTCTGATACGCTATACGTGTCTGCGTGTATACGCACTGTTAAAGTTAAGGGTATATGTCATTTTTATATAATAAGGTTCATGTATAGAGTATGTTACTAAAGGACCACGTGAAAAGATCGATGTCGGATAAAAATCTGAATTCTTTGAAAAGTTTTTCATCCGACAAAAACAACATTCTGGTTTGATTTGGTTGAGAAATCTTAAAAAATGATGATGTAATTACGTATTTTGCCCCCTACACTGCCGTAATTGCAACTGGaaaacttctttttcttctagTTGTCTGAAATAGTTTATATCGGTGCGTGTGTTTACATTACAGTGAATTCTATAACCgattttttgaaaagtaaatGCGTTTTTCATTAGAATACtgtcattatttttaattttccatCCTGATTGTGTGTTAAGTATAATTGGAATTATCACAGTAAAGAAATAATAGGaacatctgataaatatcatCATGAAGTTTGAAAGAATTATTATCCCACTTCCCTATTTGACGTGGTCCCTAAGTTAATTAACTCTTTTCTGATTGaattgaatatcatttttttaaatcatcaTGAAAACAGTTGTATACGTCGGCCAGATGGTGAATACTTACTAGTATCAATTTCAAgtcccagtatttgtaacttttaacaatttttttcatatttttgattaaaatgacatcctcagtatgtgaaagtagaccataattaatactgaatcgcatggtttgtatgcccagcccgcctcacaaaCGGGTACGaataacagtaaaaggagtgaaaaatgacttcttgtccggaccagaagtcgctttgttgacacacgaaacgaaacgtaatcacactaacgcgcatgctcaaccacatctacgcaagttttactaaATGGCGTCCATAGAAACCTACGTTCTTCGAAAAAGTGTGGTCTACCGAAattggagactcagctaaaaacgcgcgaaagttgggcgaattaccggaaagatatatatatgtaagtgtttacagattgttccgactataatgagccgtgcaaacaaatgtcacgaacagctaaactaacaatagtcggctgcatttatgaaaaaaaaagaccttaccccaaaaaaattgctacaaaaggtttctcaacggattttgatagagtcaaatgtgcttaataacatagtaaaagtctaccaaaatctgaccaccggaaacgcgtcattttcaagatggcgtccaagatggccgccatatacttaaaatggccataactataccaaaaaaaatttgctacaaaggtttctcaacggtttttgatagagtcaaatgtgcttaataaaatagtaaaagtctaccaaaatctgaccaccggaaacgcgtcattttcaagatggcgtccaagatggccgccatatacttaaaatggccataactacttaaatattaaacctagactagtgatgtctgtgtctaccaccatgttttagtggtttaggaatccaactatcatatctagattataggcaagtggtcataagtcccataatttgcatatttgtacatgtattaaaaataatcactgtcacattcttcgtccagaacatgttgctcatgtggattttcacaatttccgaggttaggtagtaaagggaaagcaactccacacatcgttcatatttgggtt includes the following:
- the LOC139125817 gene encoding uncharacterized protein; the encoded protein is MKWIEKAFYNSIITRSMSQRLMAIITDLHPDLMGSEISHGSIIFLMTCKSLEAADALWDAYQRGWLDTLTMNTMITNEILVEIDAYFLSLEAVIQCKEYNLCRQELIGKAYHSPGSNSAEKMQSIPVLSRMVRNTREDIASQKIKVGFRKEQNREKARLRNIGKGSMIRLRTETQYERDLMEDIINVKQWRSKQLAKNRKLKLMVESVIDDANIPEELKEVLHQIKRVQTGTPAKNTIRDYQDVQSNLVRCIIQTGWQ